The Eriocheir sinensis breed Jianghai 21 chromosome 49, ASM2467909v1, whole genome shotgun sequence genome has a segment encoding these proteins:
- the LOC126981730 gene encoding uncharacterized protein LOC126981730 isoform X2 codes for MRQPDTKRKQTAPVRFKSLELDFWRYVAQHTDIKSNGGYLPTLLENRVQTPPSMPQITSDIPRQTSPSSSIFSSLIQSDVQPVPSIQSEDIIPPTEPQNTAHPHLPKVTHSSVQASDISSCSEVEEFLAASQQRPPRKKARKRRCITSKLSLSQSSHSQQPPQAADKVQIIKEVLHIQSSSSSSTSSSSTSSSSSSTSSSSSSSTSTSTSSLHTNAGTNRNPDPGTSSNIPMQEASFMSPDFLAPIAARAVHQPAKPPSSSGTNSFHKKKPAQSMTQELSFESQSLVASFVIRDVHQPAKPTKQSKSIHTLAHRQQGIKAGTVKPIHGATTHLQHTRNKASAFHQRKVTFQTPIASAVHGSGGHCEPDNYVWPEALNAGWQKDVTLMSTSDSDQSVYYDAASHLTIFNESCDSPSDIQNTSCLPTGQQGGTDSSSSFSSKLESDYTSHLLSSSGSSTCVPESLLNKTVISNKQSSGAIKRSVQEAFKERDPPASRKQIRRHEPQPDRLQDKRQLNPKPRTIRKDQTTSGWSLQRRQRQNHKEMTSPNQSTRYPWETMENEVSSSTSEPQSEGELSGQQVQETKRPLPRKVARKVASRLEDSVVSSSCSSSSTSSSVLTQEGMDCIQTIGEVFKQYFGGTVEDNLSLIQKNNYNLLECLIELQAAPKPPLPTQYPPPSPAPPQAPP; via the exons ATGCGCCAGCCCGACACCAAACGTAAACAAACAGCTCCCGTACGTTTTAAATCCCTCGAACTGGACTTCTGGCGATATGTTGCACAGCACACAGACATCAAGAGCAATGGAGGATATTTACCTACCCTTTTAGAAAACAGAGTACA AACACCACCCAGCATGCCCCAGATCACCAGTGATATACCAAGACAGAccagcccttcctcctccatattttcctcccttataCAAAGTGACGTTCAACCTGTCCCCTCCATCCAGTCAGAGGACATCATCCCACCCACTGAGCCACAAAACACCGCCCATCCCCACCTTCCAAAAGTTACACACTCCTCTGTTCAGGCCAGTGACATATCATCATGTTCTGAGGTTGAGGAATTTTTAGCAGCAAGTCAGCAGCGGCCaccaaggaagaaagcaagaaag AGGAGATGCATCACATCCAAGTTGAGCTTATCACAGAGCTCCCATAGTCAACAGCCACCGCAGGCCGCAGATAAAGTGCAAATTATAAAAGAGGTGCTTCATATTCAGtccagtagcagtagcagcaccagcagtagcagcaccagcagtagcagtagcagcaccagcagtagcagtagcagcagcaccagcaccagtactagtAGCCTTCACACCAATGCAGGCACCAACAGAAATCCTGACCCAGGCACCAGTAGCAACATTCCCATGCAGGAGGCTTCATTTATGTCACCAGACTTCCTTGCACCCATTGCAGCGAGAGCTGTACACCAGCCTGCTAAACCTCCCAGCAGTAGTGGCACCAACAGCTTTCACAAGAAAAAGCCTGCCCAAAGCATGACTCAAGAGCTTTCATTTGAGTCACAGAGCTTGGTTGCATCCTTTGTGATAAGAGATGTACATCAACCTGCAAAGCCTACTAAACAGTCCAAGTCCATTCACACACTGGCTCATAGACAACAAGGTATTAAGGCAGGAACTGTCAAGCCTATTCATGGTGCTACTACTCATCTACAACACACGAGAAACAAGGCTAGTGCCTTTCATCAAAGAAAAGTAACCTTTCAGACACCCATTGCTTCTGCAGTCCATGGTTCAGGTGGTCACTGTGAACCTGACAATTATGTGTGGCCTGAGGCATTGAATGCTGGATGGCAGAAGGACGTCACCCTCATGTCCACGTCAGACTCAGACCAGAGTGTGTACTATGATGCAGCCTCACACCTCACCATTTTTAATGAGTCATGTGACAGTCCATCTGACATACAAAACACATCTTGTCTTCCTACAGGCCAACAAGGTGGCACAGACTCCTCCAGTAGCTTCTCCTCCAAGCTAGAGAGTGATTACACCTCACACTTACTTTCAAGCTCTGGCTCTAGCACCTGTGTGCCAGAGTCTCTGCTAAACAAGACTGTGATATCCAACAAGCAGTCATCAGGTGCAATCAAGAGGTCAGTACAGGAGGCATTCAAGGAGAGAGACCCTCCAGCAAGTCGAAAGCAGATCAGAAGACATGAACCACAACCTGACAGGCTGCAGGACAAGAGGCAACTCAACCCTAAACCGAGAACAATAAGGAAAGACCAAACAACAAGTGGATGGAGTTTGCAGAGGAGGCAGAGACAAAACCACAAAGAGATGACTTCACCAAATCAGAGCACTAGATACCCATGGGAAACTATGGAAAATGAAGTCAGCAGCAGCACCTCCGAACCCCAGAGTGAGGGGGAGTTAAGTGGCCAACAAGTGCAAGAAACTAAGAGACCACTACCAAGAAAAGTTGCAAGAAAAGTTGCATCAAGGCTGGAGGACAGTGTTGTGTCCTCAtcttgcagcagcagcagcaccagcagcagtgtCCTCACACAGGAAGGGATGGACTGCATTCAAACTATTGGGGAG GTGTTCAAACAGTACTTTGGGGGCACTGTGGAGGACAACCTGTCATTGATCCAGAAGAACAACTACAACCTCTTGGAGTGCCTAATAGAGCTCCAGGCAGCTCCTAAACCCCCCCTCCCTACCCAGTACCCACCCccctcaccagcaccaccacaagcTCCTCCATGA
- the LOC126981730 gene encoding uncharacterized protein LOC126981730 isoform X1, with translation MERQENRTINSGKPVKPLGALLGILPPSADPVVYEVVNTSIRSGPSKRKRRNLKRMKQRERLRTPPSMPQITSDIPRQTSPSSSIFSSLIQSDVQPVPSIQSEDIIPPTEPQNTAHPHLPKVTHSSVQASDISSCSEVEEFLAASQQRPPRKKARKRRCITSKLSLSQSSHSQQPPQAADKVQIIKEVLHIQSSSSSSTSSSSTSSSSSSTSSSSSSSTSTSTSSLHTNAGTNRNPDPGTSSNIPMQEASFMSPDFLAPIAARAVHQPAKPPSSSGTNSFHKKKPAQSMTQELSFESQSLVASFVIRDVHQPAKPTKQSKSIHTLAHRQQGIKAGTVKPIHGATTHLQHTRNKASAFHQRKVTFQTPIASAVHGSGGHCEPDNYVWPEALNAGWQKDVTLMSTSDSDQSVYYDAASHLTIFNESCDSPSDIQNTSCLPTGQQGGTDSSSSFSSKLESDYTSHLLSSSGSSTCVPESLLNKTVISNKQSSGAIKRSVQEAFKERDPPASRKQIRRHEPQPDRLQDKRQLNPKPRTIRKDQTTSGWSLQRRQRQNHKEMTSPNQSTRYPWETMENEVSSSTSEPQSEGELSGQQVQETKRPLPRKVARKVASRLEDSVVSSSCSSSSTSSSVLTQEGMDCIQTIGEVFKQYFGGTVEDNLSLIQKNNYNLLECLIELQAAPKPPLPTQYPPPSPAPPQAPP, from the exons ATGGAGAGGCAGGAAAACAGAACAATAAACTCTGGAAAGCCAGTAAAGCCCCTTGG AGCACTGCTGGGAATCCTGCCTCCATCAGCAGACCCCGTAGTCTATGAAGTGGTGAACACCTCGATAAGGTCTGGCCCCagcaagagaaaaaggagaaatttaAAAAGGATGAAGCAAAGAGAGCGTTTAAG AACACCACCCAGCATGCCCCAGATCACCAGTGATATACCAAGACAGAccagcccttcctcctccatattttcctcccttataCAAAGTGACGTTCAACCTGTCCCCTCCATCCAGTCAGAGGACATCATCCCACCCACTGAGCCACAAAACACCGCCCATCCCCACCTTCCAAAAGTTACACACTCCTCTGTTCAGGCCAGTGACATATCATCATGTTCTGAGGTTGAGGAATTTTTAGCAGCAAGTCAGCAGCGGCCaccaaggaagaaagcaagaaag AGGAGATGCATCACATCCAAGTTGAGCTTATCACAGAGCTCCCATAGTCAACAGCCACCGCAGGCCGCAGATAAAGTGCAAATTATAAAAGAGGTGCTTCATATTCAGtccagtagcagtagcagcaccagcagtagcagcaccagcagtagcagtagcagcaccagcagtagcagtagcagcagcaccagcaccagtactagtAGCCTTCACACCAATGCAGGCACCAACAGAAATCCTGACCCAGGCACCAGTAGCAACATTCCCATGCAGGAGGCTTCATTTATGTCACCAGACTTCCTTGCACCCATTGCAGCGAGAGCTGTACACCAGCCTGCTAAACCTCCCAGCAGTAGTGGCACCAACAGCTTTCACAAGAAAAAGCCTGCCCAAAGCATGACTCAAGAGCTTTCATTTGAGTCACAGAGCTTGGTTGCATCCTTTGTGATAAGAGATGTACATCAACCTGCAAAGCCTACTAAACAGTCCAAGTCCATTCACACACTGGCTCATAGACAACAAGGTATTAAGGCAGGAACTGTCAAGCCTATTCATGGTGCTACTACTCATCTACAACACACGAGAAACAAGGCTAGTGCCTTTCATCAAAGAAAAGTAACCTTTCAGACACCCATTGCTTCTGCAGTCCATGGTTCAGGTGGTCACTGTGAACCTGACAATTATGTGTGGCCTGAGGCATTGAATGCTGGATGGCAGAAGGACGTCACCCTCATGTCCACGTCAGACTCAGACCAGAGTGTGTACTATGATGCAGCCTCACACCTCACCATTTTTAATGAGTCATGTGACAGTCCATCTGACATACAAAACACATCTTGTCTTCCTACAGGCCAACAAGGTGGCACAGACTCCTCCAGTAGCTTCTCCTCCAAGCTAGAGAGTGATTACACCTCACACTTACTTTCAAGCTCTGGCTCTAGCACCTGTGTGCCAGAGTCTCTGCTAAACAAGACTGTGATATCCAACAAGCAGTCATCAGGTGCAATCAAGAGGTCAGTACAGGAGGCATTCAAGGAGAGAGACCCTCCAGCAAGTCGAAAGCAGATCAGAAGACATGAACCACAACCTGACAGGCTGCAGGACAAGAGGCAACTCAACCCTAAACCGAGAACAATAAGGAAAGACCAAACAACAAGTGGATGGAGTTTGCAGAGGAGGCAGAGACAAAACCACAAAGAGATGACTTCACCAAATCAGAGCACTAGATACCCATGGGAAACTATGGAAAATGAAGTCAGCAGCAGCACCTCCGAACCCCAGAGTGAGGGGGAGTTAAGTGGCCAACAAGTGCAAGAAACTAAGAGACCACTACCAAGAAAAGTTGCAAGAAAAGTTGCATCAAGGCTGGAGGACAGTGTTGTGTCCTCAtcttgcagcagcagcagcaccagcagcagtgtCCTCACACAGGAAGGGATGGACTGCATTCAAACTATTGGGGAG GTGTTCAAACAGTACTTTGGGGGCACTGTGGAGGACAACCTGTCATTGATCCAGAAGAACAACTACAACCTCTTGGAGTGCCTAATAGAGCTCCAGGCAGCTCCTAAACCCCCCCTCCCTACCCAGTACCCACCCccctcaccagcaccaccacaagcTCCTCCATGA
- the LOC126981730 gene encoding uncharacterized protein DDB_G0271670-like isoform X3 has protein sequence MERQENRTINSGKPVKPLGTPPSMPQITSDIPRQTSPSSSIFSSLIQSDVQPVPSIQSEDIIPPTEPQNTAHPHLPKVTHSSVQASDISSCSEVEEFLAASQQRPPRKKARKRRCITSKLSLSQSSHSQQPPQAADKVQIIKEVLHIQSSSSSSTSSSSTSSSSSSTSSSSSSSTSTSTSSLHTNAGTNRNPDPGTSSNIPMQEASFMSPDFLAPIAARAVHQPAKPPSSSGTNSFHKKKPAQSMTQELSFESQSLVASFVIRDVHQPAKPTKQSKSIHTLAHRQQGIKAGTVKPIHGATTHLQHTRNKASAFHQRKVTFQTPIASAVHGSGGHCEPDNYVWPEALNAGWQKDVTLMSTSDSDQSVYYDAASHLTIFNESCDSPSDIQNTSCLPTGQQGGTDSSSSFSSKLESDYTSHLLSSSGSSTCVPESLLNKTVISNKQSSGAIKRSVQEAFKERDPPASRKQIRRHEPQPDRLQDKRQLNPKPRTIRKDQTTSGWSLQRRQRQNHKEMTSPNQSTRYPWETMENEVSSSTSEPQSEGELSGQQVQETKRPLPRKVARKVASRLEDSVVSSSCSSSSTSSSVLTQEGMDCIQTIGEVFKQYFGGTVEDNLSLIQKNNYNLLECLIELQAAPKPPLPTQYPPPSPAPPQAPP, from the exons ATGGAGAGGCAGGAAAACAGAACAATAAACTCTGGAAAGCCAGTAAAGCCCCTTGG AACACCACCCAGCATGCCCCAGATCACCAGTGATATACCAAGACAGAccagcccttcctcctccatattttcctcccttataCAAAGTGACGTTCAACCTGTCCCCTCCATCCAGTCAGAGGACATCATCCCACCCACTGAGCCACAAAACACCGCCCATCCCCACCTTCCAAAAGTTACACACTCCTCTGTTCAGGCCAGTGACATATCATCATGTTCTGAGGTTGAGGAATTTTTAGCAGCAAGTCAGCAGCGGCCaccaaggaagaaagcaagaaag AGGAGATGCATCACATCCAAGTTGAGCTTATCACAGAGCTCCCATAGTCAACAGCCACCGCAGGCCGCAGATAAAGTGCAAATTATAAAAGAGGTGCTTCATATTCAGtccagtagcagtagcagcaccagcagtagcagcaccagcagtagcagtagcagcaccagcagtagcagtagcagcagcaccagcaccagtactagtAGCCTTCACACCAATGCAGGCACCAACAGAAATCCTGACCCAGGCACCAGTAGCAACATTCCCATGCAGGAGGCTTCATTTATGTCACCAGACTTCCTTGCACCCATTGCAGCGAGAGCTGTACACCAGCCTGCTAAACCTCCCAGCAGTAGTGGCACCAACAGCTTTCACAAGAAAAAGCCTGCCCAAAGCATGACTCAAGAGCTTTCATTTGAGTCACAGAGCTTGGTTGCATCCTTTGTGATAAGAGATGTACATCAACCTGCAAAGCCTACTAAACAGTCCAAGTCCATTCACACACTGGCTCATAGACAACAAGGTATTAAGGCAGGAACTGTCAAGCCTATTCATGGTGCTACTACTCATCTACAACACACGAGAAACAAGGCTAGTGCCTTTCATCAAAGAAAAGTAACCTTTCAGACACCCATTGCTTCTGCAGTCCATGGTTCAGGTGGTCACTGTGAACCTGACAATTATGTGTGGCCTGAGGCATTGAATGCTGGATGGCAGAAGGACGTCACCCTCATGTCCACGTCAGACTCAGACCAGAGTGTGTACTATGATGCAGCCTCACACCTCACCATTTTTAATGAGTCATGTGACAGTCCATCTGACATACAAAACACATCTTGTCTTCCTACAGGCCAACAAGGTGGCACAGACTCCTCCAGTAGCTTCTCCTCCAAGCTAGAGAGTGATTACACCTCACACTTACTTTCAAGCTCTGGCTCTAGCACCTGTGTGCCAGAGTCTCTGCTAAACAAGACTGTGATATCCAACAAGCAGTCATCAGGTGCAATCAAGAGGTCAGTACAGGAGGCATTCAAGGAGAGAGACCCTCCAGCAAGTCGAAAGCAGATCAGAAGACATGAACCACAACCTGACAGGCTGCAGGACAAGAGGCAACTCAACCCTAAACCGAGAACAATAAGGAAAGACCAAACAACAAGTGGATGGAGTTTGCAGAGGAGGCAGAGACAAAACCACAAAGAGATGACTTCACCAAATCAGAGCACTAGATACCCATGGGAAACTATGGAAAATGAAGTCAGCAGCAGCACCTCCGAACCCCAGAGTGAGGGGGAGTTAAGTGGCCAACAAGTGCAAGAAACTAAGAGACCACTACCAAGAAAAGTTGCAAGAAAAGTTGCATCAAGGCTGGAGGACAGTGTTGTGTCCTCAtcttgcagcagcagcagcaccagcagcagtgtCCTCACACAGGAAGGGATGGACTGCATTCAAACTATTGGGGAG GTGTTCAAACAGTACTTTGGGGGCACTGTGGAGGACAACCTGTCATTGATCCAGAAGAACAACTACAACCTCTTGGAGTGCCTAATAGAGCTCCAGGCAGCTCCTAAACCCCCCCTCCCTACCCAGTACCCACCCccctcaccagcaccaccacaagcTCCTCCATGA